A genomic region of Bremerella alba contains the following coding sequences:
- a CDS encoding glycosyltransferase family 39 protein, with the protein MDLEASSSVWTRWFWIFALTHVVVWSLMPILTAANAPLDTIEMIYWGNQWQWGYYKHPPLPAWLAAGSSNVFSDPAWASYIVAQACILACLWAVWEVVRDRNQPWIALAAAALLEACAFYNFTTIELNNNMVRRAMTALTVLFLYWAITKGRLAYWAAAGVFVALGMLSKYDHGMLVLSLVVFAAIHPQVRGLWKTPGPYVLIGVSLLLFAPHIWWMVENDFITLKYIQDRTHTEPNAWNHLWMPARFLGEQLGSIAGMLIGSMALLGFFWKWRTDLNEKDRLARDYLLAVVVGPLSIAVFASLATGGMIRSMLGAPIWIFLPALLVMCFERRRQDPLTCGRVAVACATLSVIFAIAVGVRNTYGTAIREKYLRVDYPGDQLAAEVQLRWQSVGQVGQPPTIAGSWWPAGNASVYADRPVDVYPECNPHCAPWIDETNIHDRGAVVVWENSEVSPPHIRDWLARFPTAIVQKPIEINHVKAPQLPPLTIGIVIIPPRKTGMGEKPPEIASSDGPAASDKR; encoded by the coding sequence ATGGACTTGGAAGCTTCGTCGTCGGTTTGGACGCGATGGTTCTGGATCTTTGCGCTGACGCACGTTGTCGTCTGGTCGCTGATGCCCATTCTGACCGCAGCCAACGCCCCGTTAGATACGATCGAAATGATCTACTGGGGAAACCAATGGCAGTGGGGTTACTACAAGCATCCTCCGTTACCGGCCTGGTTGGCGGCCGGTTCGAGTAACGTATTTAGCGACCCTGCCTGGGCTTCGTATATCGTTGCCCAAGCATGCATCTTGGCCTGCTTGTGGGCGGTTTGGGAAGTCGTTCGCGATCGGAACCAACCATGGATTGCATTGGCCGCGGCCGCGCTATTGGAAGCCTGTGCGTTCTATAACTTCACCACGATCGAACTGAACAATAACATGGTCCGCCGGGCCATGACCGCGCTAACGGTGTTGTTTTTGTACTGGGCAATTACCAAGGGACGTCTAGCGTACTGGGCAGCCGCCGGCGTGTTTGTTGCGCTAGGCATGCTTTCTAAATACGACCACGGCATGTTAGTGCTGAGCCTGGTCGTGTTCGCCGCGATTCACCCTCAAGTGCGTGGTTTGTGGAAAACACCGGGCCCCTATGTCTTGATCGGCGTTTCGCTACTGCTGTTCGCGCCGCATATATGGTGGATGGTCGAAAATGACTTTATTACGCTGAAATACATCCAAGATCGCACGCACACTGAACCCAACGCCTGGAATCACCTGTGGATGCCGGCCAGATTCCTCGGAGAACAGCTTGGATCGATCGCAGGTATGCTGATCGGTTCGATGGCGCTACTCGGATTCTTCTGGAAGTGGCGAACCGACCTCAACGAGAAAGACCGCCTGGCACGCGACTACCTTTTGGCTGTGGTGGTAGGGCCGCTCTCGATCGCGGTGTTCGCATCGCTGGCCACCGGCGGAATGATTCGCAGCATGCTCGGGGCTCCGATCTGGATCTTTCTGCCTGCGTTGTTGGTGATGTGCTTTGAGCGCCGCCGCCAAGATCCACTTACCTGCGGCCGAGTTGCTGTCGCCTGCGCTACGCTAAGCGTTATCTTCGCAATCGCCGTTGGCGTCCGCAACACCTACGGGACCGCGATACGTGAGAAATACTTGCGCGTCGATTACCCCGGCGATCAACTTGCCGCCGAGGTGCAACTTCGCTGGCAATCGGTCGGCCAAGTGGGTCAACCTCCCACGATCGCCGGATCGTGGTGGCCGGCAGGCAATGCGTCGGTCTATGCCGATCGGCCGGTCGATGTGTATCCCGAATGCAATCCTCACTGCGCACCTTGGATCGACGAAACCAACATTCACGATCGAGGCGCGGTCGTCGTGTGGGAAAATTCAGAGGTTAGCCCCCCACATATCCGAGACTGGTTAGCCCGCTTTCCCACCGCAATCGTCCAGAAGCCTATCGAAATTAACCATGTGAAAGCTCCCCAGCTGCCCCCTCTGACGATCGGTATTGTGATCATCCCTCCGAGGAAGACCGGAATGGGTGAGAAACCACCTGAAATCGCATCTTCCGACGGTCCAGCGGCGTCAGATAAACGATAG
- a CDS encoding DUF1559 domain-containing protein produces MFVSFRSRVPTRHAFTLVELLVVIAIIGVLIALLLPAVQQAREAARRMSCSNNMKQLALACHNYHDTFGKFPLSYSNGGYDVNNKGTSWLRETLPFVEQANLYDAIDFNYGVGNDPENTASTWYTDPTQGSNTWVAQHSIEAFLCPSDGLHDDGKRKSRANIDGNAAMGVNNYKGVCGANWQWGTWIVNSGQHAVTSWGVSGDGLNQGNGIFFRGGSAPCKTDMADIKDGTSNTYMIGESIPAYCNHTWWWWFNGTTGTCAVPPNPLAQKSTCQTGNRNADLLCAHDDWPNNYSFMSSHPGGLQFAYADGSVSFVAETIDIAVYRNNATMAGGEVNSN; encoded by the coding sequence ATGTTTGTGTCGTTTCGTTCTAGGGTGCCTACCCGTCATGCATTCACATTGGTCGAACTTTTGGTGGTGATTGCCATCATCGGTGTGCTGATTGCACTCTTACTTCCCGCAGTTCAACAGGCTCGAGAGGCCGCGCGGCGGATGTCATGCTCGAACAATATGAAACAGCTCGCTCTTGCGTGCCATAACTATCACGATACCTTCGGCAAGTTCCCGCTCAGCTACAGCAACGGTGGTTACGACGTGAACAACAAAGGAACCAGTTGGCTACGTGAGACGCTCCCCTTCGTTGAACAAGCAAACTTGTACGACGCGATCGATTTCAATTACGGCGTTGGAAACGATCCCGAAAACACCGCGTCCACGTGGTATACCGATCCCACCCAAGGCTCAAATACCTGGGTTGCCCAGCATAGTATCGAGGCATTTCTGTGCCCTAGCGATGGGCTACACGACGACGGAAAGAGAAAGAGCCGGGCCAACATCGACGGCAACGCGGCCATGGGCGTGAACAACTACAAAGGCGTCTGCGGTGCCAACTGGCAATGGGGCACTTGGATTGTGAACTCCGGCCAGCATGCCGTTACGTCTTGGGGAGTGTCTGGCGATGGGCTAAATCAAGGCAATGGTATTTTCTTCCGCGGTGGCTCAGCTCCGTGCAAAACGGACATGGCCGATATAAAGGATGGTACATCCAACACCTACATGATCGGTGAATCCATTCCTGCCTACTGCAATCACACTTGGTGGTGGTGGTTTAACGGAACGACGGGAACTTGTGCGGTTCCTCCCAATCCGTTGGCCCAGAAGTCGACATGTCAGACCGGTAATCGAAATGCTGATCTGTTGTGTGCCCACGATGATTGGCCAAACAACTACTCGTTCATGAGTTCTCACCCTGGCGGACTTCAGTTTGCCTATGCCGACGGAAGTGTTTCCTTTGTGGCTGAAACGATCGACATCGCCGTATATCGAAACAATGCCACGATGGCTGGTGGCGAAGTGAATTCCAATTAG
- a CDS encoding DUF1559 domain-containing protein yields the protein MFSSSLKVIPNRPVKRSPGFTLVELLVVIAIIGVLIALLLPAVQQAREAARRMSCSNQMKQIGIAIHNYHDTHLQFPPGAISGHVTCVNGTTPLGGNGNECNQTFAPWTVLILPFVEQNNLHDKFDFTRIFSPFSSSCSSPNKQYQFEPLDMYKCPSDPNSGGDAPTLNYLACQGGGDPSTVNAELHVACAGTSSPTRYFFTNGMFYNNSTTRFSDVTDGTTNTFMVGESMYHFLLGSHPGIASRETSWASGQLVNSVFGTSITLCASANPINSAVPISTSHQLAEMTSTYGSRHPGGCMFTLGDASVRFFSENMDLAVYRSLGRRGDGGPIGGYAP from the coding sequence ATGTTCTCATCATCCCTTAAGGTGATCCCGAACAGGCCCGTGAAACGGTCGCCAGGCTTTACGCTTGTCGAATTGTTAGTGGTCATTGCCATCATCGGTGTTCTTATCGCCTTGTTATTGCCGGCGGTTCAGCAAGCTCGTGAGGCTGCTCGCCGCATGAGTTGTTCCAACCAGATGAAGCAAATCGGTATCGCCATACACAACTATCACGATACGCATCTTCAGTTTCCTCCAGGTGCCATTAGTGGCCATGTCACCTGCGTGAATGGAACCACTCCGCTAGGCGGCAACGGCAACGAATGCAACCAGACGTTCGCCCCGTGGACGGTGCTCATTCTTCCCTTTGTGGAACAGAACAATCTTCACGATAAGTTCGACTTCACACGAATCTTTTCTCCCTTTAGTTCCAGCTGTTCGTCACCCAACAAACAATACCAGTTTGAACCACTGGACATGTACAAGTGCCCGTCCGATCCAAACTCAGGCGGAGATGCCCCGACGCTCAATTACCTGGCATGCCAAGGTGGTGGCGACCCAAGCACCGTCAATGCGGAACTTCATGTTGCTTGTGCAGGTACCAGTAGTCCCACGCGTTATTTTTTCACCAACGGCATGTTCTACAACAACTCGACGACCCGGTTCAGCGATGTGACCGATGGAACGACCAACACGTTTATGGTGGGCGAATCGATGTATCACTTCCTCTTGGGTTCGCACCCGGGGATTGCGAGTCGCGAAACGAGCTGGGCTTCGGGCCAGTTAGTCAACTCGGTCTTTGGTACCTCGATCACGCTGTGCGCCTCGGCGAACCCCATCAATAGCGCTGTGCCGATTTCCACTTCGCATCAACTGGCCGAGATGACGTCGACCTATGGTAGCCGTCACCCAGGCGGCTGCATGTTTACCTTGGGAGACGCTTCGGTGCGATTCTTCAGCGAAAATATGGACCTGGCCGTTTACCGTTCGCTAGGTCGACGTGGCGATGGCGGACCGATCGGAGGCTACGCCCCGTGA
- a CDS encoding SPFH domain-containing protein, whose protein sequence is MTWLLMGLVCGLMVYVFFRVVLTAFYIIPPDQRAVITTFGRAERLSEEFVEPLDDPNLSEDEKKRYTYPKVRVVGPGGPYFKMPWQKVHKVSVATRSVDLVWDPTKKQETIEAVTKDNLTTGVNGQIRYRVDENNLYAFLFGVSSPLEHIMGYFVSVLRERIATFSDPKGASLLAKPTDDEDEGQTSVYLSEGVSINDLRKNLPLLNSYMEDQCRCTPGRYGVELDAALITSIDPPPEVDRALSAINSTRNQVAADLSTAQADAEQQITMSKRAVDIASNNAQAEVAPLRELARTLTQIKQEGESTALHAYLRDLKVPLLSRAVSVVQTREEK, encoded by the coding sequence ATGACTTGGTTATTGATGGGGCTCGTATGCGGGCTCATGGTTTACGTCTTCTTTCGCGTCGTTTTGACGGCGTTCTATATCATTCCGCCTGATCAACGGGCCGTGATCACCACGTTTGGTCGGGCCGAGCGATTGAGTGAAGAGTTCGTCGAACCGCTGGACGATCCGAACCTGAGCGAAGACGAGAAGAAACGCTACACCTATCCCAAGGTCCGCGTCGTCGGCCCAGGCGGCCCTTACTTTAAGATGCCGTGGCAGAAAGTGCATAAAGTGAGCGTCGCTACCCGCAGCGTCGACCTGGTGTGGGACCCCACGAAGAAACAGGAAACGATCGAAGCGGTCACCAAAGATAACCTGACAACCGGCGTGAACGGCCAGATTCGCTACCGCGTCGACGAGAACAATCTCTACGCGTTCTTATTCGGAGTTTCGAGCCCTCTGGAACACATCATGGGCTATTTCGTGAGCGTGCTTCGTGAACGCATCGCGACCTTTAGCGACCCCAAGGGAGCCAGCCTGTTAGCCAAGCCGACCGACGACGAGGATGAAGGGCAAACGAGCGTTTACCTTTCCGAAGGCGTTTCAATCAACGACCTGCGCAAGAATCTTCCGTTGTTGAACTCGTACATGGAAGATCAATGCCGCTGCACGCCGGGGCGCTATGGGGTAGAACTCGATGCGGCGCTGATTACCAGCATCGATCCGCCGCCGGAAGTCGACCGCGCGTTGTCTGCCATTAACAGCACACGTAACCAGGTGGCCGCTGACCTGAGCACCGCCCAGGCCGATGCCGAACAGCAGATCACGATGAGCAAGCGAGCCGTCGACATTGCCTCGAACAACGCTCAGGCCGAAGTTGCTCCGCTGCGAGAACTGGCCCGTACGCTGACGCAGATCAAACAAGAAGGGGAATCGACCGCCTTGCATGCCTACCTCCGCGACTTGAAGGTGCCGCTGCTATCCCGCGCGGTCAGTGTGGTTCAAACCCGCGAAGAAAAATAG
- a CDS encoding SPFH domain-containing protein: MFFFGIFVGLVTIPILLKLATSFGLYVIVHECEAQVYTLFGKVIGTIDEPGLHLPISKFGLGALLVPLFGKRHVVSTALRQHYLRGQMVNSEEGTPMGVGLWYEMEVNDPVAYLFINTNPEGSLQANVASSAISTLSNLEMDKMLEDRHSLSRTVRATVSPLSEKWGYRLGSVYIRKVFFTDVQMVHNITDKVVKRLIQVTSAMKQDGENRVGLIKSETAKEVSQKMAEAGAMRPDIVGKMLNEIGKNDPEILESVLEVMEVERLLDSKAEVSIIPRGANVLFNLNSGNGKSSGTQYVQAEN; the protein is encoded by the coding sequence ATGTTTTTCTTTGGCATATTCGTCGGACTGGTAACCATTCCGATTCTTTTGAAGCTGGCCACCAGCTTCGGTTTGTACGTCATCGTTCACGAGTGCGAGGCCCAGGTTTACACGCTCTTTGGTAAAGTCATCGGCACCATCGACGAGCCTGGCTTGCACCTGCCGATCTCGAAGTTCGGCCTGGGTGCGCTGCTCGTTCCCTTGTTTGGCAAACGGCACGTGGTCAGCACGGCGCTGCGTCAACATTACCTTCGCGGGCAGATGGTCAACTCCGAAGAAGGCACACCCATGGGTGTCGGTCTGTGGTACGAGATGGAAGTCAACGACCCGGTTGCTTACCTGTTTATTAATACGAACCCCGAAGGTTCGCTTCAGGCCAACGTCGCTTCCAGCGCAATCAGCACGCTGAGTAACCTGGAAATGGACAAGATGCTGGAAGACCGTCACAGCTTGAGCCGAACGGTTCGGGCAACCGTTTCGCCCCTTTCCGAGAAGTGGGGCTATCGTCTCGGTTCGGTCTATATCCGTAAGGTCTTCTTCACCGACGTGCAGATGGTGCACAACATTACCGATAAGGTCGTCAAGCGTCTGATTCAGGTCACCAGTGCGATGAAGCAGGACGGCGAAAACCGCGTTGGCTTGATCAAAAGTGAAACGGCCAAGGAAGTCTCGCAAAAGATGGCCGAAGCCGGTGCGATGCGGCCTGACATCGTGGGTAAGATGCTGAACGAAATCGGCAAGAACGACCCGGAGATTCTGGAATCGGTGCTCGAGGTGATGGAAGTCGAGCGACTGCTAGACTCGAAGGCCGAGGTCAGCATCATCCCGCGCGGAGCTAATGTGCTTTTCAACCTGAATAGCGGCAACGGCAAATCGAGCGGTACGCAGTACGTTCAGGCTGAGAACTAA